A window of Maioricimonas rarisocia genomic DNA:
GTCTGAGGGCTGCGGCGATCTCGCCGTCGCTCATGCCGATCTCACGGGCAATCGCGATGGCGACCAGGGCGGCGGTGAGGTGATGTCGTCCGACAGCCGGCAGGCTGAAGTCCGTCTCGCCGACGCGAAACCGCAACCATTCGTTTTGGGCCACCACGTTGGTGGCGATGACGTCGTTGTGAGGTTGTTCGCCGACCCGGATGACGGGGCACCCGGCCCGGGAGGCCAGTGTCAGGACGCGGTCGTCGTCTCCGTTGATGACCGCGAACCCGGAGGGGGGCAGTGCTTCGAGGAGTTCCCCCTTGGCACTGCAGATATTGTCGATGGAGCCGAATTCGTCGAGATGAGTTGGGGCAATTCGTGTGATGACGCCAATTTCCGGCCGGGCGATGGTCGCGAGCCGGCAGATCTCGCCGATGCCTGAGGCTGCCAGTTCGAGCACGGCGAACTCGTCGTCGGGCGCGATGCCGAGCAGACTCAGCGGGACTCCGAAATGATTGTTGAAGTTCTTCGGGCTCTGCGTGCCGGAGAACCGGCCGGAGAGCACCGTATGGATCATGTGTCGCGTTGTCGTCTTGCCGACGCTGCCGGTCACCCCGATGGTGATCGCGTCCATCTGCTCGCGATACCAGGCAGCGAACCGTCCGAAGGCAGCAGTGGTGTCGTCGACCTCGATCAGGAGGCCGTCATGGTCGATGTGTTGTCCTGCCTGGACGACGCAGGCGGCTGCCCCGTTGGCAAAGGCCTGGTCGACAAAGTCGTGGCCGTCGTGTCGTTCGCCTTTGAGTGCCCAGAACAGGTCGCCGCAGCGCACCTGCCGGGAATCGGTTTCGACGTGGTCGAACCCGTCCGGCAGGCGGTCATCGGAGACCGCACTGGCGCTCGTGGAGGCGATCAGTTCCTGAAACGACACCGCTGGCATTCGTTGGCTCGCTGTCGACGTTGTGTCTGCTCTGCAGTGTGGGGCGTCGGCCCGGTTCATGCTCAGGCCCGCACCCGTGCTTCCTGTTCGCGTTGTTCGATACGCGAGCGGGTGAGTTGTCGGCGGCTGACGACACGGTCGTCAAAAGGGATCTGCTGGTTGCCGATCGTCTGACTGGTTTCGTGTCCCTTGCCGGCGATCAGGACCGTGTCTCCGGCCGTGGCCAGATCGAGGGCGCGTCCGATCGCCCGTTCGCGGTCCGATTCGATGATCGTGCAGGGATGGTCGTCGCCGATACCGGCGACAATATCGTTGATGATGTCTGTCGGGTTCTCGCTGCGGGGGTTGTCGCTGGTGACAACGATGGCATCTGCGGCGGCAGCAGCCTGTCCCATCAGGGGCCGCTTGCTGCGGTCGCGATCTCCGCCGGCTCCGAAGACACAGATCAGTCGCCCTTTCGTGATTGGCCGCAGTGAGGCCAGGGCGTGCCTGAGGGCGTCGTCGGTGTGGGCGTAATCAACGAAGACCGGAAAGGGCTGGCCACACTCGATCCGTTCGAGCCGTCCGGGGACGACGTCCACCGCTTCGAGTCCGGCAGCAATGTCTTTGAGTGAGAGACCGAAATGCAGGGCCGCAACTGTCGCGGCGAGGCTGTTGGAAACATTGTGGCGGCCGACGAGTGGCGAAAAGACCTCCACGCTGTCGGTGCCGGCGGTGATCCGGAAGTGTGTGCCGCTGGGGCTCTCCTCGACGATCGTGCCGGTCACATCGGCCCCACCATCGATGGAGAACGTTCTGATCTGGATGTGTGAGTCGGCCAGTTCGGCGAGTGAGGCACTTCCCGGGTCGTCCGCATTGAGGATCAGCGAACCACTCCGCTTGAGCAGCGGCAGGATTCGGGCCTTGGCGGTGCGGTACCCGGCGAAGTCGCCGTGGTAGTCGAAATGGTCGCGAGTGATGTTGGTGACGATCGCACAGTCGACGAGTGTGCCGGCCACGCGGCCCTGATCGAGGGCGTGGCTGGAGAGTTCGACGGCGGCGAACCGGGTGCGGTTGCGAACCATCGTGCCCAACCAGTGGGCGAATGTGCGGGAGTCGGGTGTGGTCAGCTGCGAGGCGGTGACGTTCCGGCCGTCGCTGTATTCAATGGTGCCGAGCAGTCCGCCCGGTCGACCGTTCGCTTCGAGGATTCCACGGACCAGCCAGGCGACGGTGCTTTTGCCGTTGGTGCCGGTGATTCCCACGACGCCAAGTCGTCGCGTGGGGTAGCTCTGGAGGGCATGGCTGATCTGGGAAAAGGCGGTGCGAACGTCGGGGACGATGCACTGCGGGACGTCGATTGAGGCGAGGGGGCGGTGGGTGAGGACGGCGGCAGCGCCGCGTTGCACGGCCTGGGGGGCAAGTGTCGAACCGTCCGTCCGTCCACCGGAAATGGCCGCAAACAGACAACCGGGTGTGCAGGCTTCGTGATGCTCTACCGCGTCCGTGACGGCGATGTCTGCACAACCGACGAAACTTGCCGTCGGGAGCAGTCGCTTCAGGCTTACGGAGTTGGGAGTGCGGGTCATGGAAGTCATTGCAACAGGAAAGGGGCGTCCGTGCCCCGCTGCGCACACGTCAGGTGTGGCAGTGGCCGTCCTGGCCAGGTTGTCTGGTACGTTGTTGGTCCGGGAATTGCTGCTAGCCCGGGAAGTGGGAAGGGGCTCGACCGGAAGGAAGTGATCGGGATGGTGTGGCGAAGTGCCACGTCTCGTTTCGTTCGAGCGGGCGGGATTCTCTCGATTTTGGCTCAAGCGTCAAGCGGGGTTTGACATCTTTTCAAATGAAACGATCTGCCTTTGTAAACGTTACACGCAAACCCGCGCACGGCGGCCTTGTGAGCCTTGATGCAGGGAGCGGCTCAGGGCACGATGAATCAGTTGATCAATTCCGCACCTGTCCCGGAGAGTTCCGCATGTTCCGCTTCCTTGTCACCGCCTCATGTCTTGTCGCCACGGTATCTCTGGCTGGTCCGCTGGCGGCCCAGCAGCAGGCCCGTCGCCGGCCGCCCAATCCCGCCTTCGCGAAAGTGGAAGACAAGCCGGGGCTGCCGCGTGTGCTGCTCATCGGCGACTCGATCTCGATCGGCTATACGGTGGCGGTGCGGGAGAAGCTCGAAGGGGAGGCGAACGTCCATCGCATTCCCGTCAACGGCGGGCCAACGACACGCGGCGTCGACCAGATCGATGCCTGGCTGGGGGACAGCGAGTGGGACGTGATCCACTTCAACTGGGGACTGCACGACCTGAAGTACATCAATGACAAGGGGCAACTGGTCGACCCCGACAAGGGACATCAGCAGGTCTCGCTGGCGGACTACGAAAAGAACCTCCGCGAACTGGTGAAGCGACTGCAGCAGACCGGAGCCCAGCTCATCTGGTGTGCAACGACGCCGGTTCCGCCGGGAGCGAAGGGTCGCGTCCCGGGGGACGAGGTGAAATACAACGACGTGGCCGCGAAGGTCATGCAGGAGATGGGCGTCGAGATCAACGATCTGTACGCGTATGCGAAGCCGCGGCTGAGTGAGATCCAGCGACCGGCGAACGTGCACTTCAGTCCCGCGGGCTCGGCGGTACTGGCCGAGCAGGTGGCCAGTTCGATCCGCGAGGCACTGAAGGCACAGAAACAGAACGAGTCGTAGTCTGCTGTCGGGAGAGAGACAGATTCTGCATCCCGGCTGGTGCAGCATCGGGGGGATTCACCGGGAGCTGCGCGGGGCAAACTTCCCCGAAACGGGACCAGTTGCGGCTCGAAGTGTGTGGTTTTCGGGAATCCGTTCGTCCACGGGTGAAATTGTTTTTACAAATGGATTTTGATCTGTAGACTCGGCGTGCGATGGTTGCAGGATGCCCGTCGGAAATGGATTGGGTGCAGTGATCGTATCCAAGGACTGGAGCGACTGCTGTTTCTCACACACGGAGGAAGTAGGATGCGTGGCCGCCTCCACAAGCGCTCTCTGGCGATCAGTTCTTCAGCGACTCTCCCCATGCTCTCCACTGCACTTGATGACCCGGTTCCCTCCTCGGCTTCCTCGGACATCTATCGGGACTGCCCTCCCGCTGGTGACCGGCGCGAGATCGAACGAAACGTCCGAAACACGCTGGTCGATCAGCCGGGACTGAAGTTCTCGTCGCTCGTCGTCCGCAGGATCCACGATGGCGTCTGCCTCGAAGGGGTCCTGGAAGTCTCGGACGACACCGACGGGACGGATGTCAGCAACCTGGCCCGTCAGGTGGCCGGCGTCGACAACGTCATCAACCGGCTGCTCGTCTGCGACACCGGTTCCCGCGCTGTCCGCTGAGGCGGCCGGCTGGGATTCTGAGGTGCTTCAACCGTCTGTGTACCTGCGAAGACGATCCGTGCGGTGGCACGGAACCTCTTCAGCGGGCCTCAGCCGGTGACGGCACCGTTGCCGAGCTGCAGCAGCACCTTGCCTTCCCGGCCAGACTCCTGCGCGGTGGCGACGGCTGTCTGGATCGAATCCAGGGGCACGGACTCGGCAACGTCCGTCCCCAGAATGCCGGACGCGATCAGCCGTTTGATCTCGGAGACGATCCGCAGCTTCGCCGGCAACGACTGCTGTTCCATCCACGGGCCGAGCCAGAAACCGCGGATCCCGGCCAGGTGCCCCATCAGGGCCCGGGGCGAGAAGGTCAGCGGCTCGAATGACAGCGTGCCGTAGACAAGCATCGACGCCTGATTTCCCAGCGACTCGACCACGGCCGATCCGGTCGCACCTCCGACCGGGTCGATCGCGTACTGCACGCCGCCGGCCGTCAGCTCGCGGACCTGTTTGGCAAACTCCTCGGCAGAGTCCCGTTCGGGATCGAAGACGAGAACGACGTCGGCTCCCAGATTCTTCAGTTCGTCTGCCTTCTCGGTCCGGCGGACGACGTTGATGGTCCGGAAGCCGTAATGTGCTCCCAGGCGGATCACCATCTTTCCCAGTGCGGAGCCGGCCGCTGTCTGCAGCAGCCATTCTCCTTTCGGCACCGCGAGCACCTTGCGCGTCATGATCAGCGCGGTCGCCGGGTTCACGAAGAACGTCGCCCCCTGCTCGTCGGTCAGCGAGGAGGGAAGGGGGATGGCTTTCTTTGCGTCAACGACGGCGTACTCGGCCCAGGCACCGCCGTCGGCTGTGAGTGTGCAGACGCGTTTGCCGACGATCAGCCGTCCGAGCAGTCCGCCGCCACTCTCTTCGACGACGCCGACCCCCTCGAAGCCGGGCGTCGCCGGCAGCTGAGGCGTGCGGCCGTAGACGCCGCGTACGTACATGATGTCGGAGGGATTGATCGGGCTCGCCAGCATGCGGACGCGAACCTGCCCGGGGCCGGGCTGGGGAACGGGTTGCTCCCGGACAGTCAGGACCGATTCCGGGTCACCACATTCCTCGAACTGTGCTGCACGCATCTGGGAAGTCTTTCTCAATCTCCGTGACGTTCGACTGCGGTATTCATTCACCGTGAAGGACGAAACGTCGTTCCAGTTCAAACAGTCCGTCCCCGTCCCGGTCCTCCTGGAGCAGAACCGCCTGCCGGTCGCGGGTGAGGGTGAGCTGTCGCACGCCCCCCTGGCGCCCCAGTCGCTGTTGCCAGGGACGTTCCGGGGTTGCGAGCAACTCCTTGAGCAGTGCTTCCTGACGGCGGGGATCGACGGCCATCGCGGGGCGTCCCGCGTGGCGGCCGCTCCAGAACGCGACCGAGCCGGCGGCGACCGTCAGCAGCAGCGAGGCCCAGGGGAAATGGGACCGACGTGCGGCGGAAGGCTGTTCCCACGAAGCGTCGTGTTCTCCGGACAGGTGGTCGAACCGACCTGACTCGGATTCGCGAAGCGCGAGGCGGGAGTGATCGTCCTCCTCTCCGCACATCTCGTGGAGCAGGGCGGCGGCCGAGTCGGCAAGCGGTTCCGGCGCACACAGCAGGTAGGCGTGACGCCAGGATCCCCCGATGGCGTCGAAGTCCTGCTCCGAGCGGACCACCGGCTCGAATTCGAGCTGATGCGCGAGCTCGTGGGCAAAGTAGCCGGCCTCTGCCGCGTTGGCGAACCGGGCGATGGGCTGGTAGCCGTTGTCGGCGGGCCCGTCGGCATCGAGGGCGTCCTGTCCGGGCCGGCAACGGCAGGCCGGATCCCGCACGGGCGTCGGCAAGGAGACGACGTGGCCGCAGTTCGAGCAGCAGATCATCGCATCTCTCCCGGTGATCGGGCGGCCAGAGGCCGCGCAAGAGGGTCTCTCGATCATACGGGGGGGCTTGAGGTGATTCCAGCAGGGGACTCCGGAGGCGGATTCTCCCACAGGATCGCAGCGAGTCCAGGTCGTGCAGATTCGCCTGCCGTTACAGATTGCCGGCATTTGCAGCGGAACAGGGCCCGCTGGCCCGGGCGTCAGCGAAACAGGTGGACTCGGTCGAAGGTCGAACTGGGACGCCCCGGTTTGCCATCGCTCTTGCTGCGGACGCGGGCAACCTCTTCGCCGGCCTCCCGATCCGGAGGCGTGAGGTGCATCAGTCGCGGTCGGAACATCGCTGCCAGCAGCAGCGGCAGGTACCACAGCATGTACACGCCACCCTGCTGCGGGTACCAGAACTGGATGCCCACAATGATGGCTGCGGAAAAGCCGATAAGGTGCTCGACGTTCTTGCGGCGGGGCCAGACGGTCAGGCTGACGAGCATGACCAGGAAGGCGACGAGAACCGGGATGCGGTACGCCTCCCGTTCGGGCGTCCAGAATCCCTGCGTCGTGTCGCCGACCTCGAACTTCAGCACATCCAGATTGACCGTCCCGAGGGTCTTGCTCAGCAGCGAGGTAATGTCGGCCGAAGTAACCGCCAGGACCGTAATCAGCGATGCCCCGACAATCACCAGCGACAGGATGAATCTCAGGGCGCCGCGGCGACCATAGAATGAGATCCACAGCGGCAGCAGGAACAACGGAAAGAACATTGTGCCGCACGCCAGGCCGAGCAGGACCCCTGCGGTCGCAGGGCGTCGATAGGCGACGACCGCCCAGATCGTCAGCGCAGCGGGGAGCACATGGTTGACTTCGCCCACGTCGTACGCGGTACAGGGGAGCAGCAGGTACAACGTGGCCATCCCCTGACCCAGTTGCATGTCTCCGAACAGATTCCGCCCCAGAAAGACCAGACCGAGGATGACGGCCAGGTGAGCCACGGCGGCGATCACACGGGCGGCCAGATCCTCGAAGACGATTCCCAGCGGGGCGACCAGCAGCGGGGCAGCGGGGCCGGCAGAGACTTCACCAGCCACTTCGGCCGGATGCTCTTCCCCCTGCAGGATGTGGTCGGCCCGTTCGAGCGTTTCGGCAGCGGACGCCGGCAGCGAGTGGCGGATCGACTGCATTGTCAGCAGCGCAAACGCCGCCGCGCAGAGAAACGCGAGACCGGGGGCGTTGAGATTCTGGCCGACGTGCGGTCTGCGGCGGAGGACCGGATCGATCAGCAGCCGCAGCAGGATCAGACCGGTCACCACGAACAGCCACGTGAAGCCGATCGCCCGCGTCGAATCGTCGGTAACCAGCAGCAGTGCCGGCGACGCAGCGGTCAGCAGGCACAGATCGAGGTTGCGAAGTGACCAGAATCGATGGAAGCGGAAGTAGACGGCGACGATCAGTACAACCGACAGGTACAGCCATGTTGTCTGGCTGACCTCATAGCCGGGCGGAAAGACGTCCATACGACAATATCATCGCCGCTGCCGTGAGCGCATCGTCGAACTGACGCGCTACAAGAGCGGTCGAGCCTTGCGTTTGACGAAATGGCCG
This region includes:
- a CDS encoding UDP-N-acetylmuramoyl-L-alanyl-D-glutamate--2,6-diaminopimelate ligase codes for the protein MTRTPNSVSLKRLLPTASFVGCADIAVTDAVEHHEACTPGCLFAAISGGRTDGSTLAPQAVQRGAAAVLTHRPLASIDVPQCIVPDVRTAFSQISHALQSYPTRRLGVVGITGTNGKSTVAWLVRGILEANGRPGGLLGTIEYSDGRNVTASQLTTPDSRTFAHWLGTMVRNRTRFAAVELSSHALDQGRVAGTLVDCAIVTNITRDHFDYHGDFAGYRTAKARILPLLKRSGSLILNADDPGSASLAELADSHIQIRTFSIDGGADVTGTIVEESPSGTHFRITAGTDSVEVFSPLVGRHNVSNSLAATVAALHFGLSLKDIAAGLEAVDVVPGRLERIECGQPFPVFVDYAHTDDALRHALASLRPITKGRLICVFGAGGDRDRSKRPLMGQAAAAADAIVVTSDNPRSENPTDIINDIVAGIGDDHPCTIIESDRERAIGRALDLATAGDTVLIAGKGHETSQTIGNQQIPFDDRVVSRRQLTRSRIEQREQEARVRA
- a CDS encoding UDP-N-acetylmuramoyl-tripeptide--D-alanyl-D-alanine ligase, with the protein product MPAVSFQELIASTSASAVSDDRLPDGFDHVETDSRQVRCGDLFWALKGERHDGHDFVDQAFANGAAACVVQAGQHIDHDGLLIEVDDTTAAFGRFAAWYREQMDAITIGVTGSVGKTTTRHMIHTVLSGRFSGTQSPKNFNNHFGVPLSLLGIAPDDEFAVLELAASGIGEICRLATIARPEIGVITRIAPTHLDEFGSIDNICSAKGELLEALPPSGFAVINGDDDRVLTLASRAGCPVIRVGEQPHNDVIATNVVAQNEWLRFRVGETDFSLPAVGRHHLTAALVAIAIAREIGMSDGEIAAALRQFEAVPGRCQIQRIGDWTVIDDTYNASPASMQAACEILGNWQHGHNTILVAGDMLALGDESEQYHEQLGRTVAQSGISRLIAIGPQAANLAGTAKAHGMDAGCLGACRDLTTLELLLDCWLEAGDVILVKGSRGMHMERVIEHLRTLASRRSTPTHSLRHVA
- a CDS encoding SGNH/GDSL hydrolase family protein → MFRFLVTASCLVATVSLAGPLAAQQQARRRPPNPAFAKVEDKPGLPRVLLIGDSISIGYTVAVREKLEGEANVHRIPVNGGPTTRGVDQIDAWLGDSEWDVIHFNWGLHDLKYINDKGQLVDPDKGHQQVSLADYEKNLRELVKRLQQTGAQLIWCATTPVPPGAKGRVPGDEVKYNDVAAKVMQEMGVEINDLYAYAKPRLSEIQRPANVHFSPAGSAVLAEQVASSIREALKAQKQNES
- a CDS encoding zinc-dependent alcohol dehydrogenase family protein, producing MRAAQFEECGDPESVLTVREQPVPQPGPGQVRVRMLASPINPSDIMYVRGVYGRTPQLPATPGFEGVGVVEESGGGLLGRLIVGKRVCTLTADGGAWAEYAVVDAKKAIPLPSSLTDEQGATFFVNPATALIMTRKVLAVPKGEWLLQTAAGSALGKMVIRLGAHYGFRTINVVRRTEKADELKNLGADVVLVFDPERDSAEEFAKQVRELTAGGVQYAIDPVGGATGSAVVESLGNQASMLVYGTLSFEPLTFSPRALMGHLAGIRGFWLGPWMEQQSLPAKLRIVSEIKRLIASGILGTDVAESVPLDSIQTAVATAQESGREGKVLLQLGNGAVTG
- a CDS encoding BON domain-containing protein, producing MRGRLHKRSLAISSSATLPMLSTALDDPVPSSASSDIYRDCPPAGDRREIERNVRNTLVDQPGLKFSSLVVRRIHDGVCLEGVLEVSDDTDGTDVSNLARQVAGVDNVINRLLVCDTGSRAVR